Proteins encoded in a region of the Perognathus longimembris pacificus isolate PPM17 chromosome 11, ASM2315922v1, whole genome shotgun sequence genome:
- the Guk1 gene encoding guanylate kinase isoform X2: MLRRPLVGLAATVLGRTAPDVMSGPRPVVLSGPSGAGKSTLLKRLFQEYGNIFGFSVSHTTRDPRPGEENGKDYYFVTREVMQRDIAAGDFIEHAEFSGNLYGTSKAAVQAVQAMNRICVLDVDLQGVRNIKKTDLCPIYISVQPPSLDVLEQRLRQRNTETEESLVKRLAAARADLESSKEPGLFDLVIINDNLDKAYTALKQALLEEIKKAQGTGHA, from the exons ATGCTGCGGCGCCCGCTGGTCGGGCTGGCAGCCACAGTCCTGGGTCGCACCGCTCCGGACG TCATGtcaggccccaggcctgtggTGCTGAGTGGGCCATCGGGAGCCGGGAAGAGCACCCTGCTGAAGAGGCTGTTCCAGGAGTATGGCAACATCTTCGGCTTCAGTGTGTCCC ATACCACGAGGGACCCTCGGCCTGGTGAGGAGAATGGCAAAG ATTACTACTTTGTGACCAGGGAGGTGATGCAGCGTGACATCGCAGCTGGGGACTTCATTGAGCATGCCGAGTTCTCAGGGAACCTATACGGGACAAG CAAGGCTGCTGTACAGGCTGTACAGGCCATGAACCGCATCTGTGTACTGGACGTGGACCTTCAGGGTGTGCGTAACATCAAGAAGACTGACTTGTGTCCTATCTACATCTCTGTGCAGCCACCCTCACTGGATGTGCTG GAGCAACGGCTGCGGCAGCGGAACACTGAGACTGAGGAGAGTTTGGTGAAGCGGCTGGCTGCTGCACGGGCTGACCTGGAAAGCA GCAAGGAGCCTGGCCTATTTGACCTGGTGATCATCAATGACAATCTGGACAAGGCCTACACAGCTCTGAAGCAGGCACTTTTGGAG gaaatcaagaaagctCAGGGGACTGGCCATGCCTGA
- the Guk1 gene encoding guanylate kinase isoform X1 yields MSGPRPVVLSGPSGAGKSTLLKRLFQEYGNIFGFSVSHTTRDPRPGEENGKDYYFVTREVMQRDIAAGDFIEHAEFSGNLYGTSKAAVQAVQAMNRICVLDVDLQGVRNIKKTDLCPIYISVQPPSLDVLEQRLRQRNTETEESLVKRLAAARADLESSKEPGLFDLVIINDNLDKAYTALKQALLEEIKKAQGTGHA; encoded by the exons ATGtcaggccccaggcctgtggTGCTGAGTGGGCCATCGGGAGCCGGGAAGAGCACCCTGCTGAAGAGGCTGTTCCAGGAGTATGGCAACATCTTCGGCTTCAGTGTGTCCC ATACCACGAGGGACCCTCGGCCTGGTGAGGAGAATGGCAAAG ATTACTACTTTGTGACCAGGGAGGTGATGCAGCGTGACATCGCAGCTGGGGACTTCATTGAGCATGCCGAGTTCTCAGGGAACCTATACGGGACAAG CAAGGCTGCTGTACAGGCTGTACAGGCCATGAACCGCATCTGTGTACTGGACGTGGACCTTCAGGGTGTGCGTAACATCAAGAAGACTGACTTGTGTCCTATCTACATCTCTGTGCAGCCACCCTCACTGGATGTGCTG GAGCAACGGCTGCGGCAGCGGAACACTGAGACTGAGGAGAGTTTGGTGAAGCGGCTGGCTGCTGCACGGGCTGACCTGGAAAGCA GCAAGGAGCCTGGCCTATTTGACCTGGTGATCATCAATGACAATCTGGACAAGGCCTACACAGCTCTGAAGCAGGCACTTTTGGAG gaaatcaagaaagctCAGGGGACTGGCCATGCCTGA